In Labrus bergylta chromosome 11, fLabBer1.1, whole genome shotgun sequence, one genomic interval encodes:
- the rhoub gene encoding ras homolog family member Ub has product MSPPDTMDYSRTSAPPVPPHNPKTDRPGQAQERLLKCILLGDGAVGKTSLVVSYTTNGYPTRYVPTAFDDFSAVVQVDGNPVRLQLCDTAGQDEFDKLRHFCYSRTDALLLCFSVVSPASFQNVWEKWVPEIHRRCPLTPILLVGTQCDLRQDVKVLIELARRRETPVLEEDARALSEKIGAVTYIECSALTQKNLKEVFDAAIAVGLRHSDRRARRERKVRSTADKMKMLSKSWWKKYVCVQ; this is encoded by the exons ATGTCACCTCCTGACACCATGGATTACAGCCGGACCTCGGCCCCTCCGGTGCCCCCCCACAACCCCAAAACCGACCGGCCGGGGCAGGCGCAGGAGCGGCTGTTAAAGTGCATCCTACTCGGTGACGGAGCAGTGGGCAAAACCAGCCTGGTGGTCAGCTATACGACGAATGGATACCCGACCAGATACGTCCCTACTGCATTTGATGATTTCTCAG CTGTGGTTCAGGTGGATGGAAACCCGGTGAGACTCCAGCTTTGTGACACAGCAGGACAG GATGAATTTGACAAACTCCGCCATTTCTGCTACAGTCGCACCGACGCCCTGCTCCTCTGCTTCAGTGTGGTCAGCCCGGCCTCCTTTCAGAACGTCTGGGAGAAGTGGGTCCCCGAGATCCACCGCCGCTGCCCCCTCACGCCCATCCTCCTCGTGGGAACACAGTGCGACCTGCGGCAGGACGTCAAGGTGCTGATCGAGCTGGCCAGGCGGAGGGAGACGCCCGTGCTGGAGGAGGACGCGAGAGCGCTGTCGGAAAAAATCGGAGCGGTGACGTACATCGAGTGCTCGGCGCTGACGCAGAAAAACCTGAAGGAGGTGTTTGACGCCGCCATCGCTGTGGGGCTGCGGCACTCTGACAGGAGAGctaggagggagaggaaggtcCGCAGCACGGCGGATAAGATGAAGATGCTCTCTAAGTCCTGGTGGAAGAAGTACGTGTGCGTCCAGTAG